The Pyrenophora tritici-repentis strain M4 chromosome 3, whole genome shotgun sequence genome has a window encoding:
- a CDS encoding YRB1, Ran GTPase-activating protein (Ran-binding protein) yields the protein MSEAAKPDPAADQVANPGATLVKDETAKVTTDKASDKAATESKDDKPITEKATEAAAAVKDNVFSMFGGGPAKVKKEEVDDVDEPSGASKPKGEEEDPENEEPDVEFQPVVHLTEKVDTKTNEELEEQVFKMRAKLFKFDRESREWKERGTGDVRLLKHKENGKTRLVMRRDKTLKVCANHYVVPDMKLSPNVGSDRSWVWNAAADVSEGEPEAQTLAIRFANSENANQFKEAFIKAQQENEALFGKSE from the exons ATGTCTGAAGCAGCCAAACCAGACCCCGCCGCTGACCAGGTGGCTAACCCTGGAGCGACTTTGGTGAAAGACGAGACCGCAAAGGTGACGACAGACAAGGCCTCAGACAAGGCCGCAACGGAAAGCAAAGATGACAAGCCTATCACGGAGAAAGCGACAGAGGCTGCAGCCGCAGTGAAGGACAACGTCTTTTCCATGTTTGGTGGTGGCCCCGCAAAGGTCAAGAAGGAGGAAGTTGATGATGTTGACGAGCCATCAGGCGCCTCCAAGCCCAAGGGCGAG GAGGAGGACCCCGAGAACGAAGAGCCCGACGTCGAGTTCCAGCCCGTTGTTCACCTCACGGAGAAGGTCGACACCAAGACCAACGAAGAACTCGAGGAGCAAGTGTTCAAGATGCGCGCCAAGTTGTTCAAGTTTGACCGTGAATCGCGGGAATGGAAAGAGCGTGGCACTGGCGATGTCCGGTTATTGAAGCACAAGGAGAACGGCAAGACCCGCCTGGTGATGCGACGAGACAAGACACTCAAGGTTTGCGCTAACCACTACG TTGTCCCCGACATGAAGCTGTCGCCCAACGTAGGCAGTGACCGCAGTTGGGTCTGGAACGCCGCAGCCGACGTCAGCGAGGGCGAGCCAGAGGCTCAGACGCTTGCTATCCGGTTCGCCAACAGCGAGA ACGCCAACCAGTTCAAGGAAGCATTCATCAAGGCCCAACAAGAGAACGAGGCGCTCTTTGGCAAGTCAGAGTAG